CAGAGTTAGCCCTGCTGTGGCCTCCTCTGTGACTGCCGCCTATCCatctcctcagctgctgctgcaggtagAGCACTTCGGTATAGTCCTGCAGAGCTTGTTTACAGAATAAATTTACACTCacatattgttgttgttaaaggCGTACCAGAGCTTggagtcagaggaggagaggaaggggctGCTGGCTGGTCTCGTAGTGAAAAGCGGAGGCAAAGAGAGACGAATAGGACCTGAAATATCAGCCAGAGTTTACCGCTGCTTCACAGCCCAGAACCCCCAGCTGGTCCTGGACTGATTCGTCCACTGTGAGAATGAAATGGATGGGTGATCAGTGAGGATTCATGTCTAGTTTCTAATGACACTGTGTCACCACTTGGCTGCTAATATGTAAATGTTGACGGCTACAAGCTAAAAATATGCCTTAGAGATCATGTTCCCCTGCACGTAAAACACTTTCTATACTCATCTGAACCTCAGCAGATTCAAGGAATGAATATGTTAACAGaatatattttgtaaaataaagaaTTATAAGAtctgtattatttattaagatattctcttctcttcctgtgCTGTGCTGTCAAACTGCATGATATTATTTGTATGAACTACTGCTATAAAAATGAGCTGCAATagaacttttctttttttattttatagaatTGCCTGAGTAAGAAAGTTCATAAACAAAGCATAaatgtacaaagaaaaaaacacagacgaGTAGCAAATCCTCTTTTAAGCAAGAACACAATAGCTGTTGATATTTAAGACAAAAGCTgattacaaaacacatttccaaaaaGTTATTTCCATAGTATCAAAAAGCAACCCCTTTCCTCCCTGGAGTCTATCCCTGAGAATGACAAGTGTGCACTTTCACAAGccagtgtgtggtgtgtatttttctttttctttttttttagtctaATGTGGCAAATATTAGGCCTTCCAAAGACAGTGACTGGtgtgttttaaaaaggaaacaaaaaagtcaGAGCAATACAAATGGCCCTTATTAGCCCCATGGTAAAAATTGGCTAAAATGAGAGTGAATGAGCCCAATGTCACTCTATTATCTCAACTGCATTAAATGTCTCACACACTACAGACTCAGTCCTTGCTAGATAAAAAAGAGAAGCAACAATCCAACCAAATATCCACTCAAATATTCGCTAAAACACGAGATTGCTCTTTTTTCCATGATTTCCAACAGGAGACACTGATGGCAATGGTAGATTAGCTGTGTGCTGAATACTTACAAATACGTTTTTAATTTCTAGGTCATGTCCAGCGGCATCTTTTGCATTGGTAATCCTCCGGCTCAGAGCAGCAGCTATCATAGTCGCTGCTGGGAGGAGTTGGGGGACAATTACAAGTGCAGGGTTGAGTCGGAGTTGATGTCTGACAGGAGCACTGGTATGGGACCGTGTCGGGAAACGGACTGGTGCAGGGGCTCGGGGAGGCGCAGGCACTCAGGGTGGATACGGGGCTCGGGATGGGGCTGGAGCTGCGGCTGGGGCTGGGGCTGGAAGGTAGGCTCATCTCCTCATGGAAGTCCTCAAGCAAGTCCCTGTGCTGTTCATCTGAGACTTCAGGGCTGATGCTGAGGGTGAAAAACCAGCCCAGCTGTGTGTGGAGGTGGGTGCGCAGGCCTGGGGGCAGCTCCAGAGCACTAAGTATGTCTGGGCAGCGGGGCAACATTTGGCGGAGACGCGTGCAACAAAGGTACTGCAAGGAGGTGGGTGTGTGGCAGGCACGGATCACCTTCATACTGCTCTTGGCTGCTGTGGAGCACACCATGGGGTAGAGCTTCTTGTTCTGCAGCCTCGTGGCAGCGACACCTGTTGTAGCAGGAGAGATGACAGGATGAAAACCACTTTCAtgagaaaaatgctgttttattttcactgtataCGAAGCTTAAAGGTCCTGCTTTAATTACAGGGACACACACCTATGCAGTGCCGATTTTTGTAGAAGGTCAGGGTACCATGCCAGGTGTCCAGGTGCACTCCTATGATGGAGCCTTGCCCAAATCGAGAGGAGAACTTCACTTTGTCGCCTTTGTGCTGGAGGAGACCTTTAAACAGATACAGATAAAAATTGGACCATTACATTTTCTTGAATGTCTGGTTATTTGGGTCAAAAACTCGTCCAGTTTCACACACTCCTCTGACAGCTCAAGGTCTATTGTAATCCCTGACTCTCTAACCTGTGTAGGAGAGCCCCCAACTGTCTTCATCATGTCCCAGCAGGCTGCCAAAGCTGTATTTGAACTTCTCCAAGTTCACCTCTGAAGTTCCAATTCCCACCATCTACAccaacaaaacagcagaaaacaaaacctcagaAGTCGGCAGCAGCAGTAATTCTAGCTCATCAGTAGGTTGTAGATTGTAATGATACGCAACATTAATCTTACAGACAGAGGCTGAGAGACACTTGAGGGGACTGCTACCCACCATATCGGTTCCATAGACAGGAGAGGTCATCTTGACTTCCCAGAAGTGTTGGCCGTCTGCCAGCTCCTTGGTGCCACGGATGGCCGCTGTGCCACAGCTGTAGTCTGAGTGAAAGCTCACTTTCCTGCTGTCACAGCTGAGGAAAGCTCCGGAGGACTTGAAGTGGTCATCCCATACCCAGtcaaaacctgaaaacacaccagACGGGTGCTATACTGACTGGCTATGATTTCATCCCCTTGTTATTCATAAATACTTGCATTAAGGACATTTTCAGTCATGCTGTGTTGGTCTGTCAGTTGGACTATCACTTTGGTCTTgattaaaatatctcaacaactgaaTGGACTGTAGTGAAATGTTGTTACATATAATTAGAGGATGTACCTcaaaaacagttttcacttaAATCTGCGAAATATCTTAACATCTACTGCATGGATTACGAATATTCATGGGGTCCTGAGGATGAATGACTTTGTAGTTCTGACTGAAATGTATTAATTACGATTGCCATGAAACCTGGTAACAATCATGTCTCCCTCATGAAGAATtataataactttggtgatcccctgactttttatCCAGCATCTTTACAGGTCAATATTTCAATTAGTCCACTACTTCgatttatgaccaaataacTACAAAACAAATAGCATCATCTGTACTTTGTTTAGTGCTAGTTataaaatgttagcatgctgacacaCCAAACTTagatggtaaacattatacccgCTAAGCATCAGAATGTTAGCTAACATGTTAGCAGGAATTTAGCTCAGCACTACTCAGGGTGCAACAAGTGTGGCTAAGCACTGATGCTTAGTCTGGTTATTCTGTTTGTACCTCTGTTACTATGACATATTAACTTCATTCAACTTTACTTTATTAAACACATGACCAGATTCAGTGGAATTTATTTTCAGTCCAGCACTGTAACAAGGATCAGTCCTCAAAGTTTTTTAACCATAActataaaacaaacagttaaaaacacTTGATATTTGGTaattaaataaatcatattatATTTGAATTTCGAGTGACAAGATTATGTTTTAGCTCAATGTACAGATATGTTGTCAAGACCACAGTTGGTGCACCCTCAACACTACACTTGTGTAGTGTATAACTATATTCATCAGCTTTTACTCACCCTGGTCCTCCTCCCCACAAAGGCAGTCATTGATAAGAGTGAATCCTGGGCTGAGCTCTTCCTGTCGGTCACACTGGCAGAAGGACTCCCCTATCACCGGCACTGTGATGGGCAATGCCACCACCTCGGAGACACTCTGGGAACTCGCCAGGTAATCCACCTCAGGCTCCACGTTGCTGATCTGCTTGACACAGACAGTACAAACAGCATCTTGTAAGTTCATAGACGTGGCCATGGTCCAGAAATGTTGGAAGCAAGGAGAGGAATTAGATCCAGTGGAGAGAGCTTAGAAACCTTATAGTGgcaagaatgagagagagactaaAAGAGTAGTAGGTTGCTAAGCCTGGACAGAAAAATCATAATCTTGCAGCGTTGCTCATTACAGTCCAAAGAGCCAAATGAGGACCATCACCCTATGCCATCTTTCAGAGCCTTCTCCCTAAAAGCTGTTCATAGTTCCTATTGGCGAGAGAAGTCATGTGTGCCAGTAAGTAAAATtagaccccttccaaaaataCTGGGCCTCCTGTCCTTCCCTTCAGAGGCCTGACCATGTCTTCCACATAGCCATTTCCGACAGGGCACAGTCCCAGTGGAAAACTACTGGTACTCAGGTAGAAATATTGTATTTCATGCATTGTCATGGCTTCTCTTTAATTTCTCCCTTcttctgcagacagaaacactgaatataGCTGTTTATTATCCACTAACACTGAGCAAGAGATGCTTGTAAGTGTATCATTCTCCAGTTATCATTTTATCTGAATTTCCCATAACACAATCTCCCCATTAAcccattttcatcttttgttcCATCCTAAAAACCCTGGCATCTCACCTGTGTTGTCGTCTGGCCTTCCCACTCGTCTCTGTCCGGCATCTGGATCACTGCCATGGCATCTGTCTCTTGCCGTATTTCGCTCCAGGCCAAATGCCGAGCCTGGCCGTTTCTACCTCTTCTCAGCATGGCAGCTCTGTGGAGAGCAGACCCAACACCTTATGACCAGCTGGTATTTGTACAGTGGGCCATATTGTATTCAAGTCAAATAAGGTCAGTGTTGACCTCCTGGTTCACAACATATTTATTCGCTGATTTATTTGTTGAGGTCAAATTAATTTGTGGCACATGCACGTGCATATCTGATTACACATTTTCCAAACCTAGCAGGCTGTATtcaagagagacaaaaataactTTCTCATTCAAGAGGATTTTCTGGGAGCTAAAATCAGGTTAGTAAAAACTGTGAAGAAGAAACATTCAGTTTAGGCACTTTGTTAGTTCAATAGTATGTTTACTTTCTCGAACAGCTCTTCCATTTGTAAGTAGGAAACTACAAAATATCCTTGTGAGGAAACATCTGTAGTCTCCTACAGACTGATCTTTGTGTGCCTATTTCTATCTGTTCCATATGCTACAGTTGGCAGCAGGAAGTGTTTCCATGCACTTGTCTAACCTTTAAACCCAACCCTCTGCTTTGCCACTGTGGCAGCATGTTATCTAGCTTCATTAGCATACAGACACAGGTAAGGTCACCTGCACTACCTAACCTAGTGACTACAGTGTTAACCAGGCATAAATCATAGATACACCTGTCCTAATATTGATTATGATACCTTACTATAGAAACATCTGGCAGTTTAGTTCCCTATAAGAGAAAACATTGAGATTAATTCTAGGAATTTGAGAATGGAAGTGGATCAAACATTCAGTGAGAATAATTATAATATCTCCCTGTAGAAATTCTggagaaacactgacactgcaTGAGTACCAATCAAGTCTGCTATAATAAAAACTAAGCAGTCAATGAAGTTGATACATTTGGTGCAATTCCAATGACAAGAACAAGTCTCGTTGAACTATATCGAATTCTGTATgtaatgacacaaacaaaattctTAGTCGGCTATTTTGGTAACTTCACACTCTCTTCTGGCCTGACAAgtatgtttgctttttttttgaaaaacaaaacaaaacaacaacaacaacaaaaaaaaaacatatccgTGTTGCAACTGTTTCTCACCTCCACAGTCACTAATCATTACAACCAATTGCTTCCTTTGCAGTGTTCTATTTTTCTGAAAAGTTAgtaaagagttttttttaaaatatggtgGAGTCAAAAAATATTCAGGAGTAAAAAGTATTATTTTACTCTACATAAAAAGTGTAATTGAATTATTCTATATTACAATAACCTATAGTTTACACTCTCAAGAGGAGTCTTTATTTCCTCAACACTCTTTACCTCAACCTGATAGCATGTCTCAGTTAATACCAGCACTGAACGCAGCAGCTGGTAACTGCTTTGCAAGCAGGTGAAGGAGATAAATGCCAATAATTTAGATTAGTTAGTCTGTGGCTAGTCACACTTTAATTGGTCCTTACCctacatactgtaaatgcatCATCTGGACAACCCAGTCAGGACACATTACAGTTCCTTTGTCAGCCAGTGTACCGATGGATAGGACATGCACACAGTCCAAAATAGGAGTGCTCAGTTTGCATTCTCATCAACTGAATTTCATCTTCTATTCTGTAGACAGGTCAGTGCAGTAAGACTATCTACATGTCTCACTGTAAATCTCTTTAGATCATATTAGCTGAATGCCTAAATCTCCCGGTGAATACTATCTGAGCAAATGTTCCACTACCCAATGCctattttgtttctttacctTCAAACTCAGTCACCTCAAGAATATTTCATTAGCAGTTATGCTCTTACCTTACTGTAGTCTTCCTGTACACTGTCTTGCAGTGGCTCATTGGAGGGCCAGCTTGCATCTATAACTGACCGTGTGACAGGTGCAGTTTGCACTCTGTCCCACTTCTCAGCGAGTTGCACGTAAACATTACTTCCCCACGCCCTCATCTTGTGCTTATTGGATAGGACCTGTGCGGAGGAGGGGTTAATGTTAATTTACTTAGTTACATTTACCTACGTGGGGTAACAAGCTTCTAGAGCTTGAATATTAACTGTAGCCTTTGGGCAAATGATGTGGTGTGTGCAGAGTTGATAACACAGGGACGGGGATACTCATCATGTGCTCAAAGGCtttttaatatacatttaaatttatttaatatatattagGTCGTATTTACTATTCACAAGACCTAAAACactatataatatataaacagTTGTTATCATATTATTTTAGTGTTGTCAATTAGTTTGTTGACGCAGGCTTCAAGAATGTTAAAAAGTGGCATAATTTCGCGCGTATAAAGATTTTGGGACAATTACCTTAGGTCAAATTGGATGAAATGAATTGATGAATTGATGGAATGATGAATAGCTATACAATGCTATCTGTGTCcatttataaaaataatacatatttGTAGCTAAATATTTTACTTAGGCTCGTGTTGTttaataaatttatttatttaaacaagcCATGCTAATACTGATTCTCAAAGTTCGTGGTGCAGCTGAACGCACCGTTGTGTGCCTCGGCAGCCTATTGGCGGAGTTGAGAGAGAGGCGGGACTTATATGTATCAAGTGCCATGCGATTGGATAAATCTCGCATGACGATACACGGAAGTAGCTCAATCCTGTGATGCATGTATGTTATAATCCCTAATCCAAAATATGGAACAAAATAATGGTAGGTCGATTTTATCGGTAAACAAAGTTTTAGAATAGGGTTCTGCCTTTCTTGTATCTTATTCATTGTGACAGTAACGGTGTATGTTCATGTTAAGAGACGGCAGTTGATAGAAACCGCTGCGTGTTCCATAACAGCATGTATGACTGGTTAGCAGAAGCTAGGTGGAAATTATCTTAACTTTTATATATTCAACTCTGGCAGATGCTAAAAGTGATTCACAGCTGACCGAAAGGTTTTCTTAGTCTCAGAGAAGTTATTGTTTTTGAGAAGTTGTTACATGGTGACTAATATTGACTATTACTCACAAGAACCTCTAACCTACTTACTGTTGCTGAACTTGTGAACTCGGTTGATGAAACATGACCCCGGTCCATGACTGCGACATTTCTCTCTGACCGTTTTTTTCAGTTGACGGTTCAGATTACCCTCTCTTACTGCCATTTACAGTTTGGAAATACCCCTCTAGTGTATCTGCTACCCTCGTGCTGAACTGACCTCTTTTTCCCTCACTTCTCCACATTAGACGGGAGCTTGGCCCAGGTGCGGCATGTTGTGTTGGTCCTATCAGGGAAGGGAGGCGTGGGCAAGAGCACCATCACCACAGAGTTAGCACTGGCTCTCAGACATGCTGGCAAGAAGGTGAATTTTTAAGAACATCTGTGTGTCGCCATTAAGCAATTGCAATCACTGTCAATCTTGTTGTCTGCTGACATCTGTTCATACTATTACAATCTAACCCTGTACAACCTAAAAGCTTACAAAACTGTGTTCATCAGGTTGGTATCCTCGACGTTGACCTATGTGGGCCAAGTATACCACGCATGCTGAGTGTGGGCCACACTGATGTGCACCAGTGTGACTCAGGTTGGGTGCCAGTCTACACTGATGCCCAGAAGAGCCTTGCGCTCATGTCCATCGGCTTCCTACTGGAGGCACCCAGATGAAGCAGTTGTGTGGAGGGGCCCCAAGAAAACAGGTACTGGTACAGACTCAAACACGGTGATGCATGTCTTGCTTAATATCCACTCCATCTCTGCTTATCCTGTCCCGCAGCTTTGATCGGCCAGTTTGTGTCAGACGTGGCATGGGGGGAGCTGGATGTGCTGCTGGTGGACACACCGCCAGGGACTTCTGATGAACATTTGGCTGTTCTGGAGAACctcaaaaaacacagagtggATGGAGCTGTTTTGGTCACCACACCGCAGGTACCCTTATAGACTTTACATGATCAAATATGCATTGTTTGAAACCccgcagacagacagatagatagatgtactttattgatcctgtgAGGGTAATTGTCACATTGCAGCAGCAGAACTATTATCATCAGTCAAGACAGATGAGTTTCACCATACATTACCTGTATTTTGAAGTTCAGATGCTCTTGCTGGTCTTGTCTTTGCTACAGGCAGTATCTACAGGGGATGTGAGGAGAGAGATCACCTTCTGTAAGAAGACAGGTGTACGAATCCTGGGCATTATAGAGAACATGAGTGGCTTTGTTTGTCCACACTGCTCTGTGAGTACACTTTCATACTGTTGTTTGAACAATCAAGATTTGAATTTCCAGTACCTGCTAATTAAACTAATTACAATAATGTGCCTTGAAGTGTGATGGGACATAAAGCTAATCTACAATTTAACCATCTTAATGTCTGTGTTAAATATGTACTTTATTAGATATTAACCCAAAATTATTGTCAAGGTTCTGTGTAGCCAGACTGCACCCACTTCAATAAATACTCTGTCTTTTCAGGAATGCAGCAATATATTCTCTAAGGGTGGTGGTGAAGAATTGGCCAAACTGACTGGATCAGTATTCTTAGGTGAGATCAATGAGAATGAATTACATGTAATGTTAGCTTGCAGCCACAAGGTGTCACAACACGCTGCAAATGCACATCACTCCTCGCCCACCATTCATGATTTCGGAGGCATCTTGCAACACTGCCATGCTGCCAAAATGGTCGATCTAgatttcagtgcagcagcagaatttaAAACACCCTGACAAAGGCAATGATACTTATTGATCAATAATTCTTGCCCAGATGAATTGATCATTTAATGGTTTCCCTCAACAGTTATTCACTCTCAGTGCAGATCAATCTCTTGAGTAATGAAGCAGCTAATTCAGCTTACCCTGAGGCAGTGAGAGGGCAGCTGTATTGGACAGTGCTTCATAGCTTTAGCCAGCAAAGGAAACTACAGCGTCACAGTGGTCTTCTGGAGAGGGTTTTCGTCCCACTTAATTTTCATTACTGACCATCATTAATAAGGATGTCCCTTAAGAGTGCTACTAGAGTGCCCGACGGTATGAATCATTTCTTAGCAGTAATATATTGGCTGTGATACTGTGAAACTACCCTGCTGATATTAATGGGTTCAAGTTATCACCATTTTGTCTTTCTCCATTCCAGGTTCTGTGCCCTTGGATcctcagctcagcagcagcataGAGGAGGGCAAGGACTTCATACAGTCATTTCCTGACAGCGCCACCTTCAGTGCTATCAGCAGCATTTCACAGACTCTGCTCAACAGTCTCCAAATGACTTGAGCCACGACATTAAATGTCTGGattacattcacattttaacacatcGGCTCTGTCACTGTGCAAATGTAATGATTTCTATGTTGCATTTTGTGCAGCACAGTTAAACATAATAcaaaactgttgattttcttttctacCTTGTtatttaaaatcactttctGCCGGCAGTAGAACACAGGCGTTGTGTGCAGTTATCTTTCATTTGCAGTTAGTTTTTAAGGTGCTAACCACAACGTCGAGATTATCAGCTGCCACAGcagtgaaacaggaagagatGACTATTGTACAACAGCAGTTCAACTTTTACTGCAATTTTAGGGGCATACTTTTGTAATAAATATGCAATAAAAGGTCATGCTGCTTGCACAGTACTTGAATGTGTCACAGTGAGATAATGCAGTACTAAAGACActagattttgtgttttggaaGCCAGTCAAATCTAAGTTGGAATCTTCTTTAATTCGATTGTGAAAAACATTCACATCGACACATCAGGATAACTTCAATACCAGTGGTAATACAGGATTGTAGATTGGCGCTTCAGTAAATGCGTCAGCAGCAGTTCTACTTTCAGAAAACACACTCCAGATCAAATTGGACCAGTCCTCACAAGAAACTAGGCCAAACTTGCACACTAATCTCACTGATTTCCGCTGCATGCTACAAACAATACTGTCAAATCTTGAGTCACataaacttgatttttttttctttagcagGAACTACAAATGAAActagctttttttctttgatctgGATTTAATCTTCTGAAACTAGCCTGCTCTTTGGCTTCATatccaacagcaacaaaacactgaaacccATGCAGGATTTTAATGGCTGGAATGTGGAAGAGATGAAGTACAGCCACAgatgaggaggggggaggggggcgtGAATAAGATGGAGGAGATGAATTTTTGGAAATTACACTTGTGAGACCCAACATGGGGCACACACACCTTTAATGCAAACAGCAGTACtacaggaaaaacactgaagtttgAGAATGTTTGCGTAATGATTAGAATACAGCTACACACAAAACTCCCACTCCACCAGCAACATACTAAAGGCAATCTTAATTATTAAACCAAGAATTACATCCAGAGGAATTCCAACCACTTATCACAATTAACCCACAGTGCATTAAATCTATCTATATAGATATTTATAtgtctgtatatatatgtataatatatcCTGGGGAATTAAAGACGTTTGCTGCATTAAACAGTTCAATGAACAATTtcttataaataaaatcagtggaaaaaaatcttaagtCCATACACATTGCTCTTTACAAATAGATCCTCAAGATTAATGCAGAAATTGTGTCAACTCCCAGGTCGATATGGGAGGAGAAAAAGCTGTGCGGCCCTTTGGTCAGCTCTCTAAGACCAGAGGCCAAGCTGCCTCAGCCGGCCTCAAGGCCTGAAAtaagtggagggaaaaaaaaggaatcttCATCATACAGTtgttctgaaacacacacacacccacacacaagacagacaaatCACTACGTTGCGCATTTACAAGTTGACTATCAAATTGGGACGACTGTACACATTGTTGAGATAAGACCATATTTACGGAgccattttaattcatttttttccccaccttCACTTCTTTCATCTTGTGTGGCAGaaatttttacaattttttcCCCGTTTTATACTTTTTCTCCAGCAGCAACATAAAGGACAGATCTTGTAGTGGAGATGTTTGGGTGTTTTATTTCGTGGAGAGGATGAGGGCGACAATGAGCCCGTAAAGACCCAAGACCTCAGCGAAAATCAAAATGAGGATCATGCCCACGAAAAGCCTTGGCTGTTGAGCTGTGCCCCTCACACCTGCATCGCCCACGATGCCGATTGCAAAGCCTGCTGCCAGTCCACTGAGGCCCACGCTCAGCCCAGCTCCCAGATGAAGGAAACTCCTAAAGACACACAGACGGGTATTACCACAAGGATGTTGATCACttgtgtaatgtgttttaaCAATTTGAGCAACTGAGGACATTTTAACTAAACATGCGATCGTCAGACCATCCTTAAAAGTTGTACAACTGTGATCAGAGCCTGTAATGTGTGCAATGAGGTTTTCCACATAACAGAGCTGTATGGTACAAGCTGCTGGAGGTTTCCTGAGTCTGTAATCAGTttgctgtgtttatatttattcatttttctacAGTAAGTTACAATGAACAGAGTGTGCACACAATTCACTGCAGCTCATATTCTTAAATTCtgataaaatatacataattacGTGCCATTATGTTAATTTTAATATACTGCTGTGCTGTCAAACTTCTATTGTCATATGACTGCACTGGGAGAATGAGCATGGTAAGGTGTAGTTCTCTCATGCTGTCTGAACTGCAGACCTGGTGTTAGCATGGGAACGTCTCAAGCACGTGCAGTCATGTGATAAGACTGAAACTGCAGTCACTGGGCTGTTAAACCATACTGGCTGTGTTCATTGTGATAATGaaatctgtcagtcagtgcaaCAGTATGATGTTTAATAGTTTATGATTAATGGAGCTAGTGCAATAATGGAGCTACATGTGGGCCATGGCAACACGGATGAAGCTGCAGTTTTAGAGGCAATTAAACAAGGTTTTCCTACTCGATTTAGCCTCAGAATACAAAACTTGTCCACTCACTTGTAGAGGGTGACCCTCTCTGAGATGTTGTTGGCAATCAGCACTGCTACTACCAGGCCGTAGATGGCTATGATACCCGCCATGACCACAGGGATGATTGACTTCATGATGAGCTCCGGCCTCATCACGGACATGGCGGCAATTCCTGTACCGCTCTTAGCTGTGCCATAGGCTGCTCCCAAGGCtattaaagaagaaaagagaggacaacttaagttaaataaacaagacaacaaaCTAGAGTACACACACTACAATGGGAGTTACAATAGGctaacagacagaaagaaacccGAGGGCACAGCTGAATAATGAAGCAGAAGTGAAATAAGAGATGGAGCAACAATACAACTGAGCAATTTCTGTTCCCCTTAAAAATCCAACATGGCTCCACTCGGGGAATTTTGCTTGTGTCTGAATGGAAATACCATGTCACGTTCTTTTCTACTGATGCAGATACTATGCGACACAAAAAGCAGCCTCgtcacagtttgtgtttcatctCCTTTAACTCTTTCAGCCTGTGTAATTTCAGAATTGaccctgctgcagtgttgtaaaTCAGTCTGTGAATGAAAAAGCCTCATTAGGCTTTAGTACACAGGGGACCTGCTGACGTCACAAGAGACGCAGGATACCACATCTCCAGAGCCAACATTAGCACAAAACAGGTACATTTGGGGGGCGGGGCCAGCAGTACACACTCATGCGACATCTGCTGTGCTCTATCTCCAGTCCGCAATTGTCTCTGGCCAGTATCACTGAAATGTAGCGGGGGAAGGAGGAGAATAA
Above is a window of Lates calcarifer isolate ASB-BC8 linkage group LG23, TLL_Latcal_v3, whole genome shotgun sequence DNA encoding:
- the atp6v0cb gene encoding ATPase H+ transporting V0 subunit cb translates to MSAESPEYSPFFAVMGASAAMVFSALGAAYGTAKSGTGIAAMSVMRPELIMKSIIPVVMAGIIAIYGLVVAVLIANNISERVTLYKSFLHLGAGLSVGLSGLAAGFAIGIVGDAGVRGTAQQPRLFVGMILILIFAEVLGLYGLIVALILSTK
- the spsb3b gene encoding SPRY domain-containing SOCS box protein 3 → MQAGPPMSHCKTVYRKTTVRAAMLRRGRNGQARHLAWSEIRQETDAMAVIQMPDRDEWEGQTTTQISNVEPEVDYLASSQSVSEVVALPITVPVIGESFCQCDRQEELSPGFTLINDCLCGEEDQGFDWVWDDHFKSSGAFLSCDSRKVSFHSDYSCGTAAIRGTKELADGQHFWEVKMTSPVYGTDMMVGIGTSEVNLEKFKYSFGSLLGHDEDSWGLSYTGLLQHKGDKVKFSSRFGQGSIIGVHLDTWHGTLTFYKNRHCIGVAATRLQNKKLYPMVCSTAAKSSMKVIRACHTPTSLQYLCCTRLRQMLPRCPDILSALELPPGLRTHLHTQLGWFFTLSISPEVSDEQHRDLLEDFHEEMSLPSSPSPSRSSSPIPSPVSTLSACASPSPCTSPFPDTVPYQCSCQTSTPTQPCTCNCPPTPPSSDYDSCCSEPEDYQCKRCRWT
- the nubp2 gene encoding LOW QUALITY PROTEIN: cytosolic Fe-S cluster assembly factor nubp2 (The sequence of the model RefSeq protein was modified relative to this genomic sequence to represent the inferred CDS: deleted 1 base in 1 codon) is translated as MEQNNDGSLAQVRHVVLVLSGKGGVGKSTITTELALALRHAGKKVGILDVDLCGPSIPRMLSVGHTDVHQCDSGWVPVYTDAQKSLALMSIGFLLEHPDEAVVWRGPKKTALIGQFVSDVAWGELDVLLVDTPPGTSDEHLAVLENLKKHRVDGAVLVTTPQAVSTGDVRREITFCKKTGVRILGIIENMSGFVCPHCSECSNIFSKGGGEELAKLTGSVFLGSVPLDPQLSSSIEEGKDFIQSFPDSATFSAISSISQTLLNSLQMT